One Chaetodon trifascialis isolate fChaTrf1 chromosome 21, fChaTrf1.hap1, whole genome shotgun sequence genomic window carries:
- the LOC139349840 gene encoding zinc finger protein 260-like — protein sequence MVKTAKMELLRALIGECLSAAAQEILKVVERTIMEYEEEMSCSKWVVDSHSRLLDVAKSHNEDSSQMSTTDVKLQPGQQQPAASVNISVCWEPENTTSEQTQNCPNMNNTHPDSSPASEHDESDQDILVDIEEDDVKQECDVNIPLKFLKVKKLFKCPVCLSGFSSKKTMVRHIKKHPENKSSLYQCQFCDRHFCHKSEFIIHTRTHKGTKPYKCQDCDKSFDQRDTLLVHKQKHTEKKAYQCFSEKVDAEIHLRSVTPAGRIEEELDFRQDESGIKTFPLTITPYDKSEFDQESLQPLCLYQIQTVADIDKEASAALTVDHIKTEPIAADGGLSNSTADDQPLLSVISGEQSKSETDPKHLNIKNILPRRPSGKSTELVVQFEAGTAQKPYKCPCCTKCFSLTKTLIRHIKIHTEDKPYQCQFCGRNFCQKSDLVNHTRIHTGERPFQCQECHKSFAQKGNLVVHMRKHTGEKRYQCQECSCIFGEKSTLECHMQSHA from the exons ATGGTGAAGACAGCAAAGATGGAACTGCTGAGAGCACTCATCGgtgagtgtttgtctgcagctgcCCAGGAGATCCTCAAGGTTGTAGAAAGAACCATTATGGAGTATGAAGAGGAAATGTCCTGTTCAAAGTGGGTGGTGGACAGCCACAGCAGACTGCTGGATGTTGCAAAGTCACATAATGAAG ACTCTTCCCAGATGTCTACCACAGATGTGAAATTGCAGCCTGGtcaacagcagcctgctgctagTGTGAACATCAGTGTGTGCTGGGAACCAGAAAACACCACGTCAGAGCAAACACAGAACTGTCCCAACATGAACAACACTCATCCAGACTCCTCTCCTGCCAGTGAACATGATGAAAGTGACCAAGACATACTGGTTGATATTGAAGAGGATGATGTGAAGCAGGAGTGTGACGTGAACATCCCTTTGAAATTTCTCAAAGTGAAGAAACTGTTCAAATGTCCCGTTTGCTTGAGTGGTTTTTCTTCCAAAAAGACAATGGTGCGACACATCAAAAAGCATCCGGAGAACAAATCCTCATTGTACCAGTGCCAGTTCTGTGACCGCCACTTCTGCCACAAGTCAGAATTCATCAttcacacaaggacacacaaaGGCACCAAACCATACAAGTGCCAAGACTGTGACAAAAGCTTTGACCAGAGGGACACATTACTTGttcacaaacaaaagcacactgagaagaaagcaTATCAGTGTTTTAGTGAAAAGGTGGATGCAGAAATCCATCTCAGATCAGTGACACCTGCTGGTAGGATTGAAGAAGAGCTGGACTTCAGACAGGATGAATCTGGCATTAAGACATTTCCACTTACTATCACTCCCTATGATAAAAGTGAGTTTGATCAGGAGTCTCTGCAGCCACTGTGTCTTTACCAGATCCAGACTGTTGCTGATATAGATAAAGAGGCCTCGGCTGCCTTAACAGTTGATCACATCAAAACTGAGCCAATTGCAGCTGATGGTGGACTGTCAAACAGCACCGCAGATGATCAGCCGCTCCTTTCAGTGATTTCAGGTGAACAGAGTAAAAGTGAGACAGACCCCAAACATCTCAATATAAAAAATATCCTGCCAAGAAGACCTTCAGGAAAATCAACCGAGCTCGTTGTTCAGTTTGAAGCAGGAACGGCACAGAAACCCTACAAGTGTCCTTGTTGCACCAAATGTTTCTCCCTGACTAAAACTTTAATTAGACACATAAAGATCCATACAGAGGACAAACCATATCAGTGCCAATTCTGTGGGAGGAACTTCTGTCAGAAGTCAGACCTGGTTAATCATACAAGGATACATACAGGAGAGAGACCATTTCAGTGCCAGGAATGTCACAAATCCTTTGCCCAGAAAGGCAACTTGGTGGTTCACATGAGGAAGCATACAGGAGAGAAACGGTATCAGTGCCAAGAGTGCAGCTGTATCTTTGGAGAGAAGTCAACTTTAGAATGTCACATGCAGAGCCACGCATAG